The genomic window GCTTGCCGAAACCGGCATGCGCCCCAAGGAGGCAGACTGACATGTCATTCACGCTCGACCCCGACCGTCCGTTCGACGCAGCGGTCAGGAAAGTTGTCGTCTCCCAGCTTGAGGACGCGATCCGCATGCTGAAGAAGCAGCCGGCCGGCATCCATGAGGCGATCCACGACGCCCGCAAGAAGTTCAAGCGGGTGCGCGGCCTCTACCGGCTGATCCGTCCCGCCGCGAAGGATTTCGCGAGGGAGGAAAATGCCCGCATCCGTGATCTGGCGAAAACGCTTTCGGCCGACCGGGACGCGGCCGCGCTGATCGAGTGCGCCCGTTATCTCCGGCTGAACGCGGCCGATGGAAACGCCGATATGGCACTGGCCCGGCTGGAGGCGGTGCTGATCGCGCGGCGTGATGCAACGGCGCTATCCGACGACGCGCTGCAGAAAAAGGCGAAGGCGGCGGTCGGCGCCTGCCGGGAGGCGATCGCGGCGGTCGAAAAGCAGGATTTCGACGAGCGAAAACCGGAAAAGGCGATCGCCAAGGCCTGGCGCAAGCAGCTCGCCGCCGCGCACGTCGCCGTCATGGCGGCGCGGGCCGAGGCGACGGACGAGAATTTCCACGAACTGCGCAAGGAGGCGCAGACCTACTGGATGTTCTGTTCGCTTGTCGCCCCCGTCTGGCCGACAGCCCTCAAGGCCAAGCGCTCCGACGCCAAGGCGCTTGCCGACCTCATCGGCCACGAGCACGACCTGAGTGTCATGTTGGTGCTGCTCGGCGGTCCCGATGCCCCGGAGCTTCCCGAGGAAGCCCGGCGGATCTGCCGCGATCAGGCGCTGACGCTGAGGTCACGGCTTCGCCGGCAGGCGGTGAAGGCCGCCCGCAAGGTGTTCGACGACGAGGCCGAAATCGAGAGCGCGATCGTCAAAACGCTCTGGCGAAAGCGCGGCTGGCAGGGGCAAGGCTGACAATTGCAAAGCCGCGGCAATGGGTGTATCTGCC from Martelella sp. NC20 includes these protein-coding regions:
- a CDS encoding CHAD domain-containing protein, which produces MSFTLDPDRPFDAAVRKVVVSQLEDAIRMLKKQPAGIHEAIHDARKKFKRVRGLYRLIRPAAKDFAREENARIRDLAKTLSADRDAAALIECARYLRLNAADGNADMALARLEAVLIARRDATALSDDALQKKAKAAVGACREAIAAVEKQDFDERKPEKAIAKAWRKQLAAAHVAVMAARAEATDENFHELRKEAQTYWMFCSLVAPVWPTALKAKRSDAKALADLIGHEHDLSVMLVLLGGPDAPELPEEARRICRDQALTLRSRLRRQAVKAARKVFDDEAEIESAIVKTLWRKRGWQGQG